The sequence CCCGTATTACGACAATTTGTTAAATAGGCTAATAGAAAAATATCCAAAAAGCAATTACACCGAGCAATATAGAGAAGAATTGGCGTCCGATAAATATTTAGTAGCCACCATCAAACCAGACAGCTCTTCTTGGTGGATGTATGTTTTGGCAGCGATTGCAGTTTTGTCAATTATAGGAAACTTCATTTTTTACGGGAAGCTAAAAAAAATAAAAGGGTCTTTTACTCCCACCACACAATCCCTTTCCAAACAGGAAAAGAAGGTTTTAGAACTCATTTTAGAGAATAAAAGTAATAAAGAAATTGCTTCAGATATGTTCGTAAGCGTGAGCACAGTAAAATCACACATCAATAATCTCTACAAAAAGTTAAACGTAAGTTCTCGTGAAGATGTGAAAAACCTGTATTCCAGTTAAATTCAATCGGAGGGTCAAGGATTTGAACTTTCGCTATCCAGCTTCTAGCACTCAGCATCTTTTCTCTTTATTCTTTTTTCTTGCTTCTTTTTTTCGAAATTCATTTCCCTATCTTTGCAAACTTATTTTTATACAAAATTTATGCAACTTTCTGAACTGGAAATCATCCGAAGAGAAAAACTTCAACAACTACGAGACCGTGGAATAAACCCTTATCCCGCAGATTTATATCCTGTAACTGACACCTCAAAAAAGTTGAAGGACAATTTTGAGGAAGGAAAAAAGGTAGTCGTTGCAGGAAGGTTAATGTCTCGTAGAATTCAAGGTTCAGCTTCATTTGCGGAGCTTCAAGATGCCGATGGACGTATACAAGTATATTTTAACCGTGATGAAATCTGTACTGGCGAAGACAAAAGCCATTATAACGATGTTTATAAAAAACTCCTCGACATAGGCGATTTCATAGGAATTGAAGGCGAACTTTTCAATACCCAAGTTGGTGAAAAAACCATCATGGTTAAGAATTTTACCTTGCTAAGCAAAGCATTAAAACCCTTACCACAACCAAGAGTTGATGCTGATGGAAAAATTCACGATGCTTTTACGGACCCAGAACAACGCTATCGTCAGCGCTATGCAGATTTGGTGGTAAATCCGCACGTAAAGGAAATTTTCGTAAAGCGATCCAAACTTTTCAACGCTATGCGTACTTTCTTTAATGACCGCGGTTATTTTGAAGTAGAAACTCCAGTATTGCAACCAATTCCTGGCGGTGCTGCGGCGCGACCTTTTATAACACACCATAATTCCTTAGACATTCCGCTGTATATGCGAATTGCAAATGAATTATACTTGAAAAGATTGATTGTCGGTGGTTTTGACGGTGTTTATGAATTCTCCAAAAACTTTAGAAATGAAGGCATGGATCGCACCCACAATCCAGAATTTACCGCGATGGAAATTTATGTTTCCTACAAAGATTACAATTGGATGATGGATTTCTGCGAACAATTGCTGGAATACTGTGCCATCGAAGTAAACGGAACCTCAAAAACAACCTTCGGAAAACACGAAATAGATTTTAAAGCGCCTTATCCAAGAGTAACTATGGCGGAATCTATCGAACATTTTACAGGTTTTGACATTACGGGAAAAACCGAAGACGAAATCCGCAAAGCTGCTCAGGATATGAAAATATCTGTAGATGAAACAATGGGTAAAGGAAAACTGATTGATGAAATTTTCGGCGAAAAGTGCGAAGGCAACTACATTCAACCAACCTTCATTACAGATTACCCAAAGGAAATGAGTCCGCTTTGTAAAGAACACCGCGAAAATCCAGAACTTACGGAGCGTTTTGAACTAATGGTTTGTGGAAAGGAAATAGCAAACGCATATAGCGAATTAAACGACCCAATAGACCAACGCGAACGTTTTGAAGCGCAACTAAAACTAGCGGACAGAGGCGATGACGAAGCAACAGCATTTATAGATTACGATTTTCTACGCGCTTTAGAATATGGAATGCCGCCAACAAGCGGAATGGGCATCGGGATGGACCGTTTGATTATGTTTTTGACCAATAATCCTTCTATCCAAGAAGTACTTTTCTTCCCACAAATGCGCCCTGAAAAGAAAAAGGTTGAAATGACCGAAGACGAAAAAGCAGTTTACACAATTCTAAAAGCCAATTCACCAGTTGCTTTGGAAGAACTAAAAGCACAAAGTGGTTTGAGTAATAAGAAGTGGGATAAAGCTATGAAAGGTTTGACGGCTTCAAAAGTTGCGAAAGTTGAGAAAGTTGAGGAAAATTTGATGGTTACGGTACTTTAAAAATTACTGACACGCCAAACCGTAAAGAATAAGTACAGAAAGCAGGATGTTTAAATAAATAATTATTATTTCTGTTTATGGTTAGATTAGAAAGAGAAGACACAAATTTCATATTTGAAATCGTAGGTTGGCATAAACTTTTAACCTTTACAAATAGGCTAATC comes from Aequorivita sublithincola DSM 14238 and encodes:
- the lysS gene encoding lysine--tRNA ligase → MQLSELEIIRREKLQQLRDRGINPYPADLYPVTDTSKKLKDNFEEGKKVVVAGRLMSRRIQGSASFAELQDADGRIQVYFNRDEICTGEDKSHYNDVYKKLLDIGDFIGIEGELFNTQVGEKTIMVKNFTLLSKALKPLPQPRVDADGKIHDAFTDPEQRYRQRYADLVVNPHVKEIFVKRSKLFNAMRTFFNDRGYFEVETPVLQPIPGGAAARPFITHHNSLDIPLYMRIANELYLKRLIVGGFDGVYEFSKNFRNEGMDRTHNPEFTAMEIYVSYKDYNWMMDFCEQLLEYCAIEVNGTSKTTFGKHEIDFKAPYPRVTMAESIEHFTGFDITGKTEDEIRKAAQDMKISVDETMGKGKLIDEIFGEKCEGNYIQPTFITDYPKEMSPLCKEHRENPELTERFELMVCGKEIANAYSELNDPIDQRERFEAQLKLADRGDDEATAFIDYDFLRALEYGMPPTSGMGIGMDRLIMFLTNNPSIQEVLFFPQMRPEKKKVEMTEDEKAVYTILKANSPVALEELKAQSGLSNKKWDKAMKGLTASKVAKVEKVEENLMVTVL